One window from the genome of Montipora foliosa isolate CH-2021 chromosome 5, ASM3666993v2, whole genome shotgun sequence encodes:
- the LOC138002985 gene encoding uncharacterized protein gives MVSKLMNVRVSYQVFIARWKRLATCFVDRTENRPDDSTALDALKKIHEPFSPMGPLLLTLSEGQKLESFLKNVPSKSPYLVYTGADKSAGSEEQIFLIIDEDVLLECTQVSKDHCLFTSSLLTLMAIYYSCNLQYEDDRKHLFKFFKEHILGIIPKRKPYILKQLENKLLSKMNKALPGSMNAVN, from the exons ATGGTATCAAAGTTGATGAATGTCAGGGTTTCTTATCAAGTATTCATAGCTCGGTGGAAAAGACTGGCTACCTGTTTTGTTGATAGGACAGAAAACAGACCAG ATGACTCCACTGCATTGGATGCATTAAAGAAAATCCATGAACCATTTTCACCTATGGGACCATTACTTCTGACATTGAGT GAAGGTCAGAAATTGGAATCATTTCTGAAAAATGTCCCTTCAAAGTCACCATACCTAGTTTATACTGGTGCTGACAAGAGCGCAGGATCTGAGGAACAAATTTTTCTCATCATTGATGAAGATGTCCTATTGGAATGCACTCAAGTTTCAAAGGATCACTGTCTTTTTACTTCATCTCTTTTAACATTGATGGCAATTTATTATTCTTGTAATCTACAGTACGAAGATGACCGTAAACATCTGTTTAAATTCTTCAAAGAGCATATTTTGGGCATTATTCCTAAACGTAAGCCATACATACTAAAGCAGCTTGAGAACAAGCTGCTAAGCAAAATGAACAAGGCTCTTCCAGGTTCCAtgaatgctgtaaactag